The proteins below come from a single Vitis vinifera cultivar Pinot Noir 40024 chromosome 9, ASM3070453v1 genomic window:
- the LOC132254311 gene encoding uncharacterized mitochondrial protein AtMg00810-like, whose amino-acid sequence MAAMCSWPLYQLDIKNAFLHGDLAEEVYMEQPPGFVAQGESGLVCRLRRSLYGLKQSPRAWFSRFSSVVQEFGMLRSTADHSVFYHHNSLGQCIYLVVYVDDIVITGSDQDGIQKLKQHLFTHFQTKDLGKLKYFLGIEIAQSSSGVVLSQRKYALDILEETGMLDCKPVDTPMDPNVKLVPGQGEPLGDPGRYRRLVGKLNYLTITRPDISFPVSVVSQFLQSPCDSHWDAVIRILRYIKSTPGQGVLYENRGHTQVVGYTDADWAGSPTDRRSTSGYCVFIGGNLISWKSKKQDVVARSSAEAEYRAMALATCELIWLRHLLQELRFGKDEQMKLICDNQAALHIASNPVFHERTKHIEVDCHFIREKIASGCVATSFVNSNDQLADIFTKSLRGPRIKYICNKLGAYDVYAPA is encoded by the coding sequence atggctgctatgtgttcttggcctctttatcagttggatattaaaaatgccttccttcatggtgatcttgctgaggaagtttatatggagcaacctcctggttttgttgctcagggggagtctggtttagtgtgcaggttacgccgctctctatatggcttgaaacaatctcctcgagcatggtttagccgttttagttctgttgttcaagagtttggcatgcttcgcagtacagcagaccattcagttttttatcatcataactccttggggcagtgtatttatctggttgtttatgtggacgacattgtcattacaggcagtgatcaggatggtattcagaaactaaagcaacatctttttacccactttcagaccaaagacttggggaaactcaagtatttcttgggaattgagatagctcaatccagttctggtgtggtcctttcccaaaggaagtatgctttagacatcctggaagaaaccggtatgttagactgtaaaccggtagacacacctatggatccgaatgtcaaacttgtaccaggacagggggagcctttaggagaccccgggagatatcgacggctcgtaggtaaattgaactatctcaccattactcgtccagacatttcttttcctgtgagtgttgttagtcaattcctacagtcaccatgtgatagccattgggatgccgtaatccgtattcttcgatatatcaaaagtacaccaggccaaggtgtattgtacgagaacagaggtcatactcaagttgttggttacacagatgcagattgggctggctcacccacagatagacgttccacttcagggtactgtgtttttattggaggtaatctaatatcttggaagagtaagaaacaagatgtagtggccagatctagcgctgaagccgagtatcgagctatggctttggcaacatgtgaactcatatggttgagacatcttcttcaggagttgagatttggaaaggatgaacagatgaaactcatctgtgataaccaggccgcattacatattgcatccaatccagtctttcatgaaaggaccaagcatattgaagttgactgtcatttcattagagagaagatcgcatcaggatgtgttgctacaagttttgtcaattcaaatgatcaactagcagacatcttcactaaatctctcagaggtcctaggattaaatatatttgtaacaagcttggtgcatatgacgtatatgctccagcttga
- the LOC100266987 gene encoding putative disease resistance protein RGA3, giving the protein MADTLVSIVLERLTSVVEQQIHEQVSLVPGVESEIRSLKSTLRSVRDVLEDAERRKVKEKSVQGWLERLKDMAYEMMDVLDEWSIAIFQFQMEGVENASTSKTKVSFCMPSPFIRFKQVASERTDFNFVSSRSEERPQRLITTSAIDISEVYGRDMDEKIILDHLLGKMRQGKSGLYIVSIFGTGGMGKTTLARLAYNHRKVKTHFDERIWVCVSDPFEPARIFRDIVEIIQKASPNLHNLEALQQKVQTCVSGKTFLLVLDDVWTEDNQLWEQLKNTLHCGAAGSRILATTRKESVVKMMRTTYKHPLGELSLEQSRALFHQIAFSEREKEEELKEIGEKIADKCKGLPLAIKTLGNLLRIKNSEEEWKYVLNSEVWQLDEFERDISPALLLSYYDLPPAIQRCFSFCAVFPKASVIERDELIKLWMAQSYLKSDGSKEMEMIGRTYFEYLAARSFFQDFEKDTDGNIIRCKMHDIVHDFAQFLTQNECFIVEVDNQQMESIDLSFKKIRHITLVVRESTPNFVSTYNMKNLHTLLAKEAFKSSVLVALPNLLRHLTCLRALDLSSNQLIEELPKEVGKLIHLRFLNLSGCFWLRELPETICDLYNLQTLNIQGCSSLRKLPQAMGKLINLRHLENSFLNNKGLPKGIGRLSSLQTLNVFIVSSHGNDEGQIGDLRNLNNLRGDLSIQGLDEVKDAGEAEKAELKNKVHLQDLTLGFDREEGTKGVAEALQPHPNLKALHIYYYGDREWPNWMMGSSLAQLKILNLKFCERCPCLPPLGQLPVLEELGIWKMYGVKYIGSEFLGSSSTVFPKLKELAISGLDKLKQWEIKEKEERSIMPCLNHLIMRGCPKLEGLPGHVLQRTTLQILNIRSSPILERRYRKDIGEDRHKISHIPQVKCRCD; this is encoded by the coding sequence ATGGCTGATACCCTCGTTTCTATTGTGCTGGAACGCTTAACTTCGGTTGTTGAACAGCAGATTCATGAACAAGTTTCTCTGGTTCCGGGTGTTGAATCAGAAATTCGAAGTCTCAAAAGCACACTCCGCTCCGTCCGAGATGTTCTTGAAGATGCCGAGAGGagaaaagtgaaggaaaaatcTGTCCAAGGTTGGTTGGAGAGGCTCAAAGACATGGCCTACGAAATGATGGACGTGCTGGATGAGTGGAGCATTGCTATTTTTCAATTCCAGATGGAGGGAGTTGAAAATGCTTCCACGTCTAAGACGAAGGTAAGCTTCTGTATGCCCTCCCCCTTCATCCGTTTCAAGCAAGTTGCAAGTGAACGGACCGATTTTAATTTTGTCTCTAGTAGGAGTGAGGAGCGACCACAGCGACTTATAACTACCTCTGCAATTGATATTTCAGAGGTGTACGGTCGGGATATGGATGAAAAAATCATATTAGACCATTTGTTGGGTAAGATGCGTCAAGGGAAATCTGGCCTCTACATCGTGTCCATATTTGGGACGGGAGGCATGGGCAAAACAACTCTTGCTCGACTAGCCTACAACCACCGAAAGGTGAAGACCCATTTTGATGAAAGAATATGGGTCTGTGTCTCTGATCCTTTTGAGCCAGCCAGAATTTTTAGGGATATTGTTGAAATCATCCAGAAAGCGTCTCCTAATCTCCACAATTTGGAAGCTTTACAACAAAAAGTTCAAACGTGTGTCTCTGGAAAGACGTTCCTTCTTGTGCTAGATGATGTGTGGACTGAAGACAATCAATTGTGGGAACAACTGAAGAACACCCTCCACTGCGGAGCAGCAGGGAGTAGAATTCTGGCGACCACACGCAAAGAGAGTGTTGTTAAGATGATGAGAACTACGTACAAGCATCCCTTGGGGGAGCTGTCTTTGGAGCAATCTCGGGCATTATTCCATCAAATAGCTTTTTCTGAAagggagaaagaggaagaattaaaagaaattggTGAGAAAATAGCAGACAAATGCAAGGGCTTGCCCCTCGCTATAAAAACTTTAGGGAACCTCTTGCGCATAAAAAATAGCGAGGAAGAATGGAAGTACGTATTGAATAGTGAAGTATGGCAGCTAGATGAGTTTGAGAGAGATATTTCCCCTGCTTTGTTGTTGAGTTATTATGATCTGCCCCCTGCAATTCAACGCTGCTTCTCATTTTGTGCTGTTTTTCCAAAAGCCTCTGTTATTGAGAGAGATGAGCTGATCAAGTTGTGGATGGCACAAAGCTATCTCAAATCTGATGGGAGTAAAGAGATGGAGATGATTGGGAGAACGTACTTTGAATATTTAGCTGCTCGGTCTTTCTtccaagattttgaaaaagatacTGATGGTAATATAATACGTTGTAAGATGCATGATATAGTGCATGATTTTGCTCAATTTTTGACTCAGAATGAATGCTTTATTGTGGAGGTTGACAACCAACAAATGGAGAGCATAGATTTATCCTTCAAAAAGATTCGTCATATCACCTTAGTTGTCCGAGAGAGTACCCCTAATTTTGTCTCCACTTATAACATGAAGAATCTACACACCCTCTTGGCTAAGGAAGCattcaagtcaagtgttcttgTAGCCTTACCTAATTTGTTAAGGCATTTGACATGTCTCAGGGCATTGGATTTGAGCAGCAATCAGTTGATTGAGGAACTTCCTAAGGAGGTAGGAAAATTGATACATTTAAGATTCCTTAATCTATCAGGGTGTTTTTGGTTGAGAGAGTTGCCTGAAACAATTTGTGATTTATATAATTTGCAAACCTTAAATATTCAAGGATGTTCCAGTCTTCGGAAACTACCACAGGCAATGGGTAAACTAATTAATTTGAGGCATCttgaaaattcttttcttaataataagGGCTTGCCAAAAGGAATTGGAAGATTAAGCTCTCTTCAAACGCTGAATGTTTTCATTGTGAGTAGTCATGGCAATGATGAAGGCCAAATAGGAGACCTGAGAAACTTGAACAACCTAAGAGGAGATCTTTCCATTCAAGGGTTGGATGAAGTGAAAGATGCAGGGGAGGCAGAAAAAGCAGAATTGAAGAATAAGGTACACCTCCAAGATTTGACATTGGGATTTGATAGAGAGGAGGGGACCAAGGGTGTGGCTGAAGCTCTACAACCCCATCCAAACTTGAAAGCTCtacatatatattattatgGTGACAGAGAGTGGCCCAATTGGATGATGGGTTCATCATTAGCTCAACTAAAAATACTTAACCTCAAGTTTTGCGAAAGATGTCCATGTTTGCCTCCTTTGGGGCAACTGCCTGTCCTCGAGGAGCTGGGGATATGGAAAATGTACGGTGTGAAATACATAGGTAGTGAGTTTTTGGGATCATCATCAACAGTATTCCCAAAGCTGAAGGAATTGGCTATTTCTGGTTTGGATAAATTGAAGCAAtgggaaataaaagaaaaagaagagaggtCAATAATGCCATGTCTCAATCACTTGATTATGAGAGGCTGCCCAAAGCTGGAGGGACTGCCGGGCCACGTGCTCCAGAGGACAACATTGCAGATATTGAACATCAGATCTTCTCCTATTCTGGAACGACGCTATCGAAAGGATATCGGAGAGGATCGACACAAAATATCTCATATCCCACAAGTCAAATGTAGATGCGACTGA